The Lynx canadensis isolate LIC74 chromosome D4, mLynCan4.pri.v2, whole genome shotgun sequence DNA window TTTTTTCCTATTATGAAGCAAATAATATATGAatcttttcttattataaaaatgtaaaatgttacccAACTGTATCAAATAATACACACCCATctcctttttctatcttttttttctaaagtttatttatttattttgagatgggggagggggtagcgggggagggagggaagtgcagagggagagggagagagactcccaagcaggctccacgctcagtgcagagccagactcggggctctaCGCAGGGGCCTCTACGAGGGGATTGAACTcaacaactgtaagatcatgacctgagctgaaattaagagttggacacttaaccaactgagctactcatgTGCCCCACTCAtctcctttttctgtcttcccccaaccccctgccctcccccaaggAACCATGTCAACAGTTTGGCCTGAATCCTTCTAAGTATTATGTTctacacccccacacacacctgtatGTCCATATACTCTTACAGAGCACAACAAACAAATACGTAAATCAGGCTCAGACCTTTTCTATTACACTGTAGCttctttattaggaaaaaaaaatcgcTAAATTACAATGAACATTTACCTTCCCCTGTTTTATTTGTCGAGATAATAACTGTAAtcacttaacatttattgagcacttcctgtgTGCCATTCTGCTAAAGTGGTTTACATGGATCATTTTATTTGTCCTCACAGGTAGTACCTGGAGTCACCCTTTACTTATGAGGCATTTGATGGACAGAGAGTTGAAGTAgattgctcagggtcacacagctaggaggaGCAGAACCTAAAGCCAAACCGGGgttctggctccaaagcctatGTTTCTAACCACCATGCAGATGCTTCCATTGGCGACTGACCCCTATAGAGTCAGGGCTCGATGGTAACAGCGTGGCTTGTTCTAATGAACTGAGACCATCATTTGGTTCCTACAGAAGAGCAGACGTGCCAGCACACGTGTAGTGAAATGACACCTGGGACATGTTGGCCTCCCTCAACCAATCCCAGCAGTGTCTATAGTACTGTCACTACAACAAACACTGCTTGCGTATGTATGTAGCgtgagtgcctggcacaaaacaaATGCTCtgtttgctcttgtttcccttagTTTATAGTTCACAGAATGCTTTCACATGCAACATTCCCCTCAATCCTTACAGCAAGCTATGAGGAGAGGATGGTATAATTACACCCATTGTAGATAGCtaaggaactgaggctcaggttgGTGAAGTGACTTAGGCAGTGCCTCACAGCTGGTTGGTGTTTGGTGCTGTGATGAGAACACACGCTCTCTGAAGGGAAGGgtggctcttcccctgtgctaaACTCCTGCTCTACCTTCCCCCAGGATTGCAGGGATCTGGGGAGCGTTCTACTTCTTTATCATACAGAGTTTAGATAGGGATGAGGGTGTTCCTACTTGGAGAGTAGAGCAGTGGTGTTCAAAGTCCGCCACATGCCAAGATCACGGAGAGGTTTGTTCGTTGATGCGCCATCCGTGTTCCCATTCACACATGTTAATCCAAGCTGTCTGCAAAAAGGGGACCATGCCTCTAAGAGTTAAAAATGGCAAAGTAAGATTTGGCAGTAGATGGTGATAATCAACTGTCCTGGAGTTGGAAAGGTCACCTGAGTGCCGGCTCGTGGAGGCCCGAACATCTTCTACGGCATCCATGGTAAATCGTCACCCTcactttctctttgtcctttcttCTTGTCATGCTGAATATCCCCACTGTGTTTTTCATAAAAGAGGGTCTGAAGACTCTTCACCACTCTGTTCATACTCCCTAAATGTGGTCCAGTCTGGATATTTTAGCTTTTGCACAGTGAGGTCCAACCCTCCAGGTGAGGTCTGCCAGCTAAGAGGAGAGCTGTGCTTTCACCTCCATTCCCACAATTATCTTATTAGTGGAATCTAGAATCACGGCTTTTACTTTTTGAGAATCCATATTCGACTCCCTGTTGGCTAAATATAGATTTTATTCGCACAAGTACTTAAACCTATACTGTGCCTGGTTCTGGACAATTAGGAAGAGTTGGTTATAAAAGCAGTAGTGAGGGTTCTGGGGTAAAACGACCTTGTAACAGGGGGCTTTGAAACAGCTAGGGAGAAAAAGGCTGAAAGGCATTGTTCTTACCCTGTCCTTTCTTCTGCCACATTTTCTTCCCTTACCCAAAGGAAGACTCAGAAAAACCTAAAAATGAGGAAGTGAATTTCCTAAAACCCGGGTCAAGAAGAACTGACATCCCAAATTCTTGGCAGGACATGTGATGCCCAATAGCCCTCTTATCAGGTATTGGCCCTTAGggccctttctctttcctgtctcaggAACTCGAACATGACCAGGAAGATCTTCACAAATAGCAGGGAGCGGTGGAGACAGCAGAATGTCAACAGCGCCTTTGCCAAGCTGAGGAAGCTCATTCCCACTCACCCTCCGGACAAAAAGCTGAGCAAAAATGAAACGCTTCGCCTGGCAATGAGGTATATCAACTTCTTGGTCAAGGTCTTGGGGGAGCAAACCCTGCAGCAAACGGGAGTGACCGCTCAGGGAAACATTCTGGGACTCTTTCCCCAAGGATCCCACCTGCCGGACAGGACTCTGCTCGGTGACTACCAGGTTCCTTCACTTGACCCAAGCCACCACATTGCATAGTGGGGCTCTGGCTGTCATCACCCAGCGGGGCACTTGCTCAGAAGCCACTGGCTGAGTGACCGCCTTTTGCATGTTCCAGAGTCAACTTGATGAATAAATTTGGGAGGCATGAATTTAAGCCTCATAGGAGGTAGCTTGGGGCCAGCTGCAGGGAGCCAAAAAGAGGCCATGAGGAATGTGGCTTTGGAGTCTGTCACccccagggcgggggcggggggggggggtgggacacTTCAGGCGAAGCAGCCtgcctctatttcatttatccagGATCTGCATaatgtttggaaaagaaaagcatcGGTTAAAAACAGGTTGGAAAATCACTGTTTTACTCAATATGTTTTCAATTACAAGGAAGAAGTTTCTCCATAACAGATCTCAGGCCGATGAATAAAAAATGCTTCCCTcagaacatattttaaagttagtTTTGAGAAATGAAGTCTGTTTGATGGAGGGTGAACAAAATAAGGTTGATGAATGTGAAGACCGCCCTCACAGAAACGAACTTGGAGAATTGTGGGAAACTCTGGAGAAGAGATCCTCCTGACATGTGAGGCTTACAGGAACACAGCAGATACATGTGGAAGAGCTCTGCATCCTTTATCTCTATGGAAATGTGAGGTGTTGCTCGCATTGAGccatttatatatgtgttatCTCTAAAGCCAAATGGTGGATTGTATCTGTGAGTGGAAAGGACTGGATAATTTGTGATTTAGAGTTCAtagttttcttatgaaaaatagtTAGCTAAAATAGGTTACCTGCCCCCTTAGTTTCGCATGTCAGGCGTTAAAACTTTTAATGTAGCCTGAGTCCCTGCTGATTTAAGACCTGTGAAATTCAAACATAATTATGAAAATCCAAACATTGCCATTTAACAACTCATTTAACAGAGAGCTTAGTTTAAACAAAAGATCTAGGGTAGACAATAGGAATGTAATACCAGATTTTagtgaattaatgaatttgtAATTTGTCTTCCTTGCTGTGGAGCGTTAGCTCAATCTTATGCTGGGAGGGGTGGGACCCCCTAGTCAATGAAACGGCATGGATCTGACAGAACTACTCATAAGCATGTGCCACCCTGATGATTGGATTCAAAGACGGATTCAAAAATGAATCCCATAGCTGAGCCCAGAATACAAATAATGTCATTTGATTGTCTCTGGGACATTTTATTCCCCTAAAGTTCTTGACGGTACGTTGGTTTTAAAACATTCTGAACCACAGGTAGGAAATTGCTGGATTTGCGATTACAGATTTCCAGTGTACACACAATAGGGGGATTTAAATTTCCTCTTACTCTAGAAAGAAGATATTTGATTTATGGGAGGTTGAAAAGGTTTAGTTTGGTGATCAGAAGAAAGCTAGATGAGGCTCCCCCCAAATCTCATTCCCCACAAATAGCAAGGTCATAATATCATTAACCTCTACCCAGCACTCACGCTCATAGTCCAGTGCATTTATCAGAAGCAATATGTTTTCCTTCTAGGTTCTTTCTTTCAACTGCATTCCATAAACTTCCCCATGGTTCCAGAATAGTACAGGGAAACACATATGCACAGAGACTAGGCTATTTCCCCTGAATGTGCATTTCTCTCTCATGAGGTTATGTGGGCTTAAATGTGTCAAATTACCAACTGATAGTATATCTCAAAGCTGCGATGACAGTTGTCAACTGAACAACATTACTTATTCTCTCATCTGGCattaaatcaaaataacaattttgacaatatttttttattagctTCATTGTGACATGTTGCCGAAGAAAGTACAGAAGACTTCTTTGCCTGAATGCAGGATTTTATTGCTCTTCTCAGAATGAGTGCACTTTTCTGCTGTTGGGGCCATGTCTGTGTGTACAGAAGGCCTTCTCACTGAAATGTAAGAGAGTGCTCCTGAAAAGCCATGAGGAGATTGA harbors:
- the TAL2 gene encoding T-cell acute lymphocytic leukemia protein 2, with the protein product MTRKIFTNSRERWRQQNVNSAFAKLRKLIPTHPPDKKLSKNETLRLAMRYINFLVKVLGEQTLQQTGVTAQGNILGLFPQGSHLPDRTLLGDYQVPSLDPSHHIA